A single Mangrovimonas sp. YM274 DNA region contains:
- a CDS encoding DUF5522 domain-containing protein: MKKIIPIEEGDYYLTPEGYRCFTEQYHLKRGYCCQSGCRHCPYGYNKNTGTTKK, translated from the coding sequence ATGAAGAAAATAATTCCTATTGAAGAAGGAGATTACTACCTCACCCCGGAAGGCTACCGTTGCTTTACAGAACAATACCATCTAAAACGTGGCTACTGCTGCCAAAGTGGCTGTAGACACTGCCCCTATGGTTACAATAAAAATACGGGGACCACTAAAAAATAA
- a CDS encoding DUF4136 domain-containing protein, giving the protein MKNFLTTLTLAIIVLTATSCSSVQVASDYDKKVDFAQYKTFAFFKTGIDKAEINDLDKKRILRAIEAELLAKGYTKSENPDMLVSIFTKSREQVNVYNNGFGPYGYGWGWSPYYWNNYNSVSVNTEGVLYIDLIDNAKKELVWQGQGTGYLSKNINKKEERINEFVAKIMEKYPPEMIK; this is encoded by the coding sequence ATGAAAAATTTTTTAACTACGCTCACACTTGCCATTATAGTATTGACAGCGACTTCCTGTAGTTCTGTACAGGTTGCTTCCGATTACGATAAAAAGGTAGATTTCGCACAATACAAAACCTTTGCCTTTTTCAAAACAGGGATTGACAAAGCCGAAATTAACGATTTGGACAAAAAACGCATCCTAAGAGCCATTGAAGCCGAACTCCTGGCCAAGGGCTATACCAAATCTGAAAATCCAGATATGCTGGTAAGCATTTTCACCAAATCGAGGGAACAAGTAAATGTCTATAATAATGGCTTTGGACCTTACGGTTATGGCTGGGGGTGGAGCCCTTACTATTGGAACAATTACAACTCTGTCTCTGTTAACACTGAAGGTGTTTTGTACATAGATCTTATTGATAACGCCAAAAAAGAGTTAGTTTGGCAAGGACAAGGCACTGGATACCTATCTAAAAATATCAATAAAAAAGAAGAACGCATCAATGAGTTTGTTGCCAAAATCATGGAAAAATATCCTCCGGAAATGATTAAGTAA
- a CDS encoding 1-aminocyclopropane-1-carboxylate deaminase/D-cysteine desulfhydrase: MKFKLEDAVIQKVLLPPEYGSVQLFVKREDRIHEHVSGNKYRKLLYNLKAAKDGGFDTLLTFGGAFSNHIAAVAAAGQAQGFKTLGVIRGEELAYKVADNPTLKFAEECGMQFQFVTREDYRYKTSPEFIQQLETKFGSFYLVPEGGTNELAVKGSEEILKDVQEDFDYICCAVGTGGTISGLINGSTSTQKILGFPALKGGFLSKDISKFARNTNWSLIEDYHFGGYAKINEDLISFINQFKKQYQIPLDPVYTGKMMYGILDLIKKGYFPEPSKILAIHTGGLQGIEGMNINLKRKQLPIID, translated from the coding sequence ATGAAATTTAAACTGGAAGATGCCGTGATTCAAAAGGTGCTGTTGCCACCCGAATACGGTTCTGTTCAATTGTTTGTAAAGCGTGAAGATAGAATTCATGAGCATGTTTCTGGCAATAAATACCGTAAGCTTTTATATAATTTGAAAGCTGCTAAGGATGGGGGATTTGATACCTTGCTCACCTTTGGAGGTGCCTTTTCAAACCATATTGCTGCAGTTGCGGCTGCTGGACAAGCACAAGGATTTAAAACCCTAGGGGTGATTAGGGGAGAAGAGCTTGCCTATAAAGTTGCCGATAACCCCACCTTAAAATTTGCTGAGGAATGTGGCATGCAGTTTCAGTTTGTCACCAGGGAGGATTATAGGTACAAAACTTCCCCTGAGTTTATTCAGCAATTAGAAACTAAATTTGGATCGTTCTATTTAGTTCCAGAGGGAGGTACCAATGAATTGGCGGTGAAAGGCAGCGAAGAAATTTTAAAGGACGTCCAAGAGGATTTTGATTATATCTGTTGTGCCGTGGGCACAGGAGGCACTATTTCGGGTCTCATTAATGGCAGCACTTCAACCCAAAAGATTCTGGGATTTCCCGCCTTGAAAGGTGGTTTTTTGTCCAAGGATATTAGTAAGTTTGCAAGAAATACAAACTGGTCGTTGATTGAGGATTACCATTTTGGAGGATACGCCAAAATAAATGAAGATTTAATCAGTTTTATTAATCAGTTTAAGAAACAATATCAAATTCCTTTAGATCCTGTTTACACGGGTAAAATGATGTATGGTATTTTGGATTTGATCAAAAAAGGATATTTCCCAGAGCCATCCAAAATATTGGCCATCCATACGGGCGGTTTACAGGGCATTGAAGGAATGAACATTAATTTAAAGCGAAAGCAATTACCGATAATAGATTAA